A single Micromonospora luteifusca DNA region contains:
- a CDS encoding PP2C family protein-serine/threonine phosphatase, with translation MADAELVTNEERLRRIGAITDGALSGLDVAELLDELLERVRDLLKVDTATILLLDDHTGELVATAAKGLEEEVRRGFRVRVGRGFAGRVAATRAPVTIYDVTPDDVVNPILLTTGIRALLGVPMLVNGNLVGVLHVGSLALRRFGPDDVQLLQLVADRASLAGQARAQALDRQAALALQRSLLPGRLPDIPGLDLAARYVPGHDLGIGGDWYDVFTLPSGWLGAVIGDVSGHGLPSAVVMGRIRSALRAYALDSDDPAQALASLDRKIHHFEAGTLTTAVYALIAPDRARVLLSSAGHLPPLLATPGQPTQPVNLPVDRPLGVGRPLTNRRTTVVDLPPGAALVFYTDGLVERRSELIDTGIERLADAVQSGPAEALCDHIMATTAEEHPNDDIALLVIRRQPPSDEATRVADSIY, from the coding sequence GTGGCCGATGCCGAGCTGGTGACGAACGAGGAGCGACTGCGTCGTATCGGGGCGATCACCGACGGTGCCCTGTCGGGGCTGGACGTCGCCGAGTTACTCGACGAGCTGCTTGAACGGGTCCGGGACCTACTCAAGGTCGATACCGCCACCATCCTGCTGCTGGACGACCACACCGGCGAGCTCGTCGCGACGGCGGCCAAGGGCTTGGAGGAGGAGGTGCGCCGCGGTTTCCGCGTCCGGGTCGGACGCGGCTTCGCCGGCCGAGTGGCGGCGACACGCGCCCCGGTCACGATCTATGACGTCACGCCTGACGACGTGGTCAATCCCATCCTGCTCACCACGGGCATACGTGCCCTGCTGGGCGTGCCCATGCTCGTCAACGGCAACCTCGTCGGCGTACTGCACGTCGGCTCCCTCGCCCTGCGGCGGTTCGGTCCCGACGACGTGCAACTGTTGCAGCTCGTTGCCGATCGTGCCAGCCTCGCGGGTCAGGCCCGAGCGCAGGCTCTCGACCGACAGGCAGCGCTGGCGCTGCAACGTAGCCTGCTGCCAGGCCGGCTACCCGACATCCCGGGCCTGGACCTGGCAGCCCGGTACGTGCCCGGCCACGACCTGGGCATCGGCGGCGACTGGTACGACGTGTTCACGTTGCCCTCGGGCTGGCTGGGCGCCGTCATCGGCGACGTCTCCGGCCACGGGCTGCCATCCGCCGTCGTCATGGGACGTATCCGCAGCGCGCTACGTGCCTACGCCCTCGATTCCGACGATCCCGCCCAAGCGCTGGCCTCCCTCGACCGCAAGATCCACCATTTCGAAGCGGGCACCCTCACCACCGCCGTCTACGCCCTCATCGCACCCGACCGCGCAAGGGTGCTCCTCTCCTCCGCGGGCCATCTCCCACCACTGCTGGCTACGCCCGGTCAACCCACCCAGCCCGTCAACCTGCCGGTGGACCGGCCACTTGGTGTGGGCCGACCACTAACCAATCGCCGCACCACAGTTGTGGACCTACCGCCGGGCGCGGCGCTCGTCTTCTACACCGACGGACTGGTCGAACGCCGCAGCGAGCTGATCGATACCGGCATCGAGCGCCTCGCCGACGCCGTACAGTCCGGGCCAGCCGAGGCGTTGTGCGACCACATCATGGCCACCACCGCCGAGGAGCACCCTAACGACGACATCGCCCTACTCGTCATCCGCCGCCAGCCACCATCCGATGAAGCCACTCGGGTAGCGGATTCGATCTACTAA
- a CDS encoding HPP family protein encodes MGRAGRSAHAFVGGALAVMLAGLVALVTHQPWLFPSLGPAVMLHVEKPRSPDASPRNTFIGHGVALLAGYLFLVACGLADEPSALQEGVSGARIVAVAGSLAVTASVLVLLKSSHAPAGATTLIVSLGLLRTPTQLLVAAGAVVLVTVVDWWYGRVSGRPMPLWAAPAPPSEGGRHGGPDRRSVG; translated from the coding sequence ATGGGCCGAGCGGGGCGCTCGGCGCACGCCTTCGTGGGCGGCGCACTGGCGGTGATGCTCGCCGGGCTGGTCGCACTCGTCACGCACCAGCCGTGGCTGTTCCCCAGTCTGGGACCGGCGGTGATGTTGCACGTGGAGAAGCCACGATCGCCCGATGCGTCGCCGCGCAACACGTTCATCGGACACGGGGTGGCCCTGCTGGCCGGGTACCTGTTCCTGGTGGCCTGCGGGCTTGCCGACGAACCTTCGGCGCTCCAGGAGGGGGTGAGTGGGGCGAGGATCGTGGCGGTGGCCGGGTCGCTGGCGGTGACCGCATCGGTGCTGGTGCTGCTGAAGTCGTCGCACGCCCCGGCGGGTGCGACGACACTGATCGTGAGCCTCGGTCTGCTGCGTACCCCGACCCAGTTGCTCGTCGCGGCCGGCGCGGTGGTGCTGGTCACGGTCGTCGACTGGTGGTACGGACGGGTGTCGGGCCGGCCGATGCCGCTGTGGGCGGCGCCCGCGCCGCCGTCGGAAGGAGGACGTCATGGTGGACCGGATCGCCGATCCGTGGGGTGA
- a CDS encoding STAS domain-containing protein, which produces MTLDLDTDGPVPLITVRGEVDMSTAHLISELAEHTIARRPARLVLDLSRVTFFSAHGISALLRTRRAAAGADVGLILRDAAPCVTYLLMVTGTRRNFRVATTRVDDPVPVGKRRTGEHSPV; this is translated from the coding sequence ATGACGCTGGACCTGGACACGGACGGGCCGGTGCCACTGATCACCGTTCGCGGCGAGGTCGACATGAGCACCGCACACCTCATCAGCGAGCTGGCCGAACACACGATCGCCCGCCGCCCCGCACGGTTGGTACTCGATCTCTCCCGGGTGACCTTCTTCAGCGCCCACGGCATCAGCGCCCTGCTGCGAACACGGCGCGCCGCCGCAGGTGCCGATGTCGGGCTGATTCTGCGCGATGCCGCCCCGTGCGTCACCTACCTGTTGATGGTTACCGGTACCCGAAGGAACTTCAGGGTGGCGACGACGCGGGTCGATGATCCGGTCCCGGTGGGGAAGCGCCGGACAGGGGAACACAGCCCCGTGTGA
- a CDS encoding ATP-binding protein, which yields MANPPLDQHAPTAGTPLFSTSFTLADLTRVRHEVQAVSRRCGLDHDEIENWLIAVNELMINVIRHGGGAGGLRLLLDDQLICEVTDQGRGFNAAHYVSCVERPPLSDTGGMGLWVVGQMAGYVLADSGPAGTTIRIAARSRRTLE from the coding sequence GTGGCGAACCCACCGCTGGACCAGCATGCCCCTACCGCCGGCACGCCCCTGTTCTCGACGTCATTCACCCTCGCGGACTTGACCCGCGTCCGACACGAGGTTCAGGCCGTCAGTCGCCGGTGCGGCCTTGACCACGACGAGATTGAGAACTGGCTCATCGCGGTCAACGAGTTGATGATCAACGTGATTCGGCACGGGGGTGGCGCAGGCGGACTACGCCTGCTCCTAGACGATCAGCTCATCTGTGAAGTCACTGACCAGGGACGGGGCTTCAACGCTGCGCATTACGTTTCCTGCGTCGAGCGACCGCCGCTGTCCGACACCGGAGGGATGGGCCTGTGGGTGGTCGGGCAGATGGCCGGCTACGTCCTCGCCGACAGTGGACCCGCCGGCACCACCATCCGCATCGCAGCACGCTCGCGCAGGACTCTCGAGTAG
- a CDS encoding GAF and ANTAR domain-containing protein, which yields MTHSPTDPADAFAELGRIKLGEVGLDDVLQRVAELAKRVLPVPVEVSVTLVRGGIGHTAAFTDDLALEMDERQYAQGAGPCLDAATSGDVLSVPDLAADDRWPDWAERGHKAGVGSSVSVGLPIQEAVVGGLNVYARIPHAFDDDAITVLETFAAYAAVALANAQLYDSTASLARQMQEAMASRAVIEQAKGIIMGERRCTPTEAFNILAKVSQDSNRKVRDVAQALVDRAAGTPER from the coding sequence ATGACCCACTCACCGACGGACCCCGCCGACGCCTTCGCCGAACTCGGCCGCATCAAGCTCGGCGAGGTCGGCCTCGACGACGTTCTCCAGCGCGTCGCGGAGCTGGCCAAACGGGTGCTGCCCGTGCCGGTGGAGGTGTCGGTCACGCTGGTTCGCGGCGGGATCGGGCACACCGCGGCGTTCACCGACGACCTGGCCCTGGAGATGGACGAGCGGCAGTACGCCCAGGGGGCCGGCCCGTGTCTGGATGCCGCCACCAGTGGCGACGTCCTTTCCGTGCCCGATCTCGCCGCCGACGACCGCTGGCCCGACTGGGCCGAGCGCGGCCACAAGGCGGGAGTGGGCAGTTCCGTCTCGGTCGGCCTGCCCATCCAGGAGGCGGTCGTTGGCGGGCTCAACGTCTACGCCCGCATCCCGCACGCCTTCGACGACGACGCGATCACCGTGCTGGAAACCTTCGCGGCGTACGCCGCCGTCGCCCTGGCCAACGCGCAGCTCTACGACAGCACCGCCAGCCTCGCCCGCCAGATGCAGGAGGCGATGGCCAGCCGCGCCGTCATCGAGCAGGCCAAGGGCATCATCATGGGTGAGCGCCGGTGCACCCCCACCGAGGCGTTCAACATCCTGGCGAAGGTGTCGCAGGACTCCAACCGCAAGGTCCGCGATGTAGCTCAAGCCCTGGTGGACCGGGCAGCTGGAACACCCGAGCGCTGA
- a CDS encoding thiamine pyrophosphate-requiring protein → MADATVSDLVVARLADWGVGRVFGYSGDGIDGVMGALRRAGRPEFVQARHEETAAFMACGHAKYTGGLGVCLSTQGPGAVHLLNGLYDARLDSQPVLALVGQQVTSVLGSGYQQEIDLVRLYGDVCAQFVQTAYTPEQLPMLLDRAIRTALATRSPTCVILPHDVQIAPAPDLGAHQHGIMVTNPGLPVPELRPRAGDLRAAADLLDAGERVAILVGQGARAAAGEVIELAEALGAGVTASLLGKPVLDEALPFHTGVMGHLGSTASSMLMNECDTLLIIGSNDPWSEFYPAPGQARAVQIDIDGRRLGGRYPVEVPLLGDAAETIRALLPLLTPRPDRSWRQRVEGEVTRWRDIARQRATAEAEPLNPQYVLHALSDRLPGDAQVAVDVGSVTYWYARHLRLPVGVDAHLSSTLASMGSALPYGLAAKLAAPHRPVVALAGDGAMQMNGLAELLTVAHRWRDWADPRFVVLVLHNRDLAEVSWEQREMEGDPRFVDSQRLPDAPYARWAELLGLHGVRVTSPTEVDTAWDEALSADRPTLIEAIVDPAIPLLPPAQPYEKVATMYEALGREATDLGRRALAHLRRERATEGFDDPQ, encoded by the coding sequence GTGGCGGACGCGACGGTGTCGGACCTGGTGGTGGCTCGGTTGGCCGACTGGGGCGTGGGCCGGGTCTTCGGTTACTCCGGCGACGGTATCGACGGGGTGATGGGGGCTCTGCGTCGCGCCGGTCGGCCGGAGTTTGTGCAGGCCCGACACGAGGAGACGGCCGCGTTCATGGCCTGCGGGCACGCCAAGTACACCGGCGGGCTGGGGGTGTGCCTGTCGACTCAGGGACCGGGCGCCGTACATCTGCTCAACGGTCTCTACGACGCCCGGCTGGACTCCCAACCGGTGCTCGCCCTGGTCGGTCAGCAGGTGACGTCCGTACTGGGTAGCGGCTACCAGCAGGAGATCGACCTGGTACGCCTCTACGGCGATGTGTGCGCACAGTTCGTGCAGACCGCGTACACCCCGGAGCAGTTGCCCATGCTGCTCGACCGGGCGATCCGCACCGCCCTGGCGACTCGGAGCCCGACGTGTGTGATCCTGCCGCACGACGTGCAGATCGCACCGGCCCCGGACCTCGGCGCGCACCAGCACGGGATCATGGTGACCAACCCGGGCCTGCCGGTGCCGGAACTGCGGCCCCGCGCCGGTGATCTGCGGGCCGCCGCGGACCTGCTCGATGCCGGGGAGCGGGTGGCGATCCTGGTGGGGCAGGGTGCCCGAGCTGCCGCCGGCGAGGTGATCGAGCTGGCCGAGGCGCTCGGCGCGGGGGTGACCGCGTCGCTGCTCGGCAAGCCGGTGCTGGACGAGGCGCTGCCGTTCCACACCGGGGTGATGGGCCACCTGGGCAGCACCGCCAGCAGCATGCTGATGAACGAGTGCGACACCCTGCTGATCATTGGCAGCAACGATCCCTGGTCGGAGTTCTACCCAGCGCCCGGACAGGCCCGGGCGGTGCAGATCGACATCGACGGTCGACGCCTGGGCGGGCGCTACCCGGTGGAGGTGCCGCTGCTCGGTGACGCCGCCGAGACCATCCGGGCGCTGCTGCCGCTGCTCACGCCCCGACCGGATCGGAGCTGGCGTCAGCGCGTCGAGGGCGAGGTGACGCGCTGGCGGGACATCGCCCGACAGCGGGCCACCGCCGAAGCCGAACCGCTCAATCCGCAGTACGTCCTGCACGCGCTGAGCGACCGGCTGCCCGGAGACGCGCAGGTAGCGGTGGATGTCGGGTCGGTGACCTACTGGTACGCCCGACACCTGCGGCTGCCCGTCGGTGTCGACGCGCACCTGTCCAGCACCCTGGCCTCGATGGGCTCGGCGCTGCCGTACGGGCTGGCCGCGAAACTCGCCGCCCCGCACCGACCGGTGGTGGCACTCGCCGGGGACGGGGCGATGCAGATGAACGGGCTGGCCGAGTTGCTCACCGTCGCGCACCGCTGGCGGGACTGGGCGGACCCCCGGTTCGTGGTGCTGGTGCTGCACAACCGCGACCTGGCAGAGGTGAGCTGGGAGCAGCGGGAGATGGAGGGCGACCCCCGTTTCGTCGACTCGCAGCGCCTGCCGGACGCGCCGTACGCCCGCTGGGCGGAGCTGCTGGGCCTGCACGGTGTCCGGGTGACCAGCCCGACCGAGGTCGACACCGCCTGGGACGAGGCCCTGTCCGCGGACCGGCCGACGCTGATCGAGGCGATCGTGGACCCGGCGATCCCGCTGCTCCCGCCCGCGCAGCCCTACGAGAAGGTCGCCACGATGTATGAGGCACTCGGTCGGGAGGCCACCGACCTGGGCCGGCGGGCGCTGGCGCACCTGCGCCGCGAACGGGCCACCGAAGGCTTCGACGATCCGCAGTGA
- a CDS encoding molybdopterin oxidoreductase family protein codes for MVDRIADPWGERTPYGPGQEWPVRVDRYLADGRGDADVDRWVQSASVLHSNGDALDIGVAEGRIVGVRGRAVDRINRGRVDPKDLYGWQANHSPDRLTRPLVRDGDRLVETDWDTAMGRIVSRSKELLDGPGGWGHFGFYTTGQLFLEEYYALGVIGKAGLGTPHMDGNTRLCTATAAAALKASFGTDGQPGSYTDVDHCDAIALWGHNVAETQTVLWMRMLDRRRGPNPPTMLAVDPRATPVAREADVHLAVRNGTNVALMNGLLREIIRRGWYDHDYVDAHTLGFDELCRITDGYPPQRVADICDVPAADVERAAELLGTSQRLLSTVLQGFYQSNQATAAACAVNNLHLLRGMIGRPGAGIYQMNGQPTAQNTRETGADGDLPGLRNWDNERHIEELARLWNVDMDTIPHWAPPTHAMQIFRYAEQGSIKLLWISATNPAVSLPDLSRIRRILKQPELFVVVQDLFRTETAELADVVLPAATWGEKTGTFTSVDRTVHISDKAVDPPGEARSDLDIFLDYARRMNFRDRDGQPLIDWSGPEEVFEAWKECSRGRPCDYTGITYEKLRGGSGIQWPCTDEHPDGTERLYTDGTFNTDPDYCETFGQDLVTGAEFTEPEYRAKEPNGRAFLHTVDYQPSPEVPDEEHPLLLTTGRTVYQFHTRTKTGRAPQLNQAAPDVWVEFNAADAARFGIVEGDLVGVSSARGAIQARARLCGIRPGVVFLPFHYGYFDQDPADRTPRAANELTITAWDPVSKQPLFKVAAVAVTKLADGRGVPSPAPTVGGSAPPADADVPPTVGGPAAEATSGKE; via the coding sequence ATGGTGGACCGGATCGCCGATCCGTGGGGTGAGCGGACCCCGTACGGGCCGGGACAGGAGTGGCCGGTGCGGGTGGACCGGTACCTGGCCGACGGCCGGGGTGATGCCGACGTGGACCGGTGGGTGCAGTCGGCGTCGGTGCTGCACTCCAACGGCGACGCGCTGGACATCGGCGTTGCCGAGGGGCGGATCGTCGGGGTGCGCGGTCGGGCCGTGGACCGGATCAACCGGGGTCGGGTCGACCCGAAGGACCTGTACGGCTGGCAGGCCAACCACAGTCCGGACCGGTTGACCCGACCGCTGGTCCGCGATGGTGATCGCCTGGTCGAGACGGACTGGGACACCGCGATGGGCCGCATCGTCAGCCGGTCGAAGGAACTTCTCGACGGGCCGGGTGGGTGGGGACACTTCGGCTTCTACACCACCGGGCAGCTTTTCCTGGAGGAGTACTACGCCCTCGGGGTGATCGGCAAGGCAGGGCTGGGCACGCCACACATGGACGGCAACACCCGGCTGTGCACGGCGACGGCGGCGGCGGCGTTGAAGGCCAGCTTCGGCACCGACGGGCAGCCTGGCTCGTACACGGACGTGGACCACTGCGACGCGATCGCGCTGTGGGGCCACAACGTCGCGGAGACCCAGACGGTGCTGTGGATGCGGATGCTCGACCGTCGGCGCGGACCGAACCCGCCGACGATGCTGGCGGTGGACCCGCGCGCCACCCCGGTCGCCCGGGAGGCCGATGTCCACCTCGCGGTGCGTAACGGCACCAACGTGGCGCTGATGAACGGCCTGCTTCGGGAGATCATCCGGCGCGGCTGGTACGACCATGACTACGTCGACGCGCACACCCTGGGTTTCGACGAGCTGTGCCGGATCACCGACGGCTACCCGCCACAAAGGGTCGCCGACATCTGCGACGTGCCGGCCGCCGACGTGGAGCGCGCCGCCGAACTGCTCGGCACCTCGCAGCGGTTGCTGTCGACCGTGTTGCAGGGCTTCTACCAGTCCAACCAGGCCACCGCCGCCGCCTGCGCCGTCAACAACCTGCACCTGCTCCGGGGCATGATCGGCCGGCCGGGCGCCGGGATCTACCAGATGAACGGCCAGCCCACCGCTCAGAACACCCGGGAAACCGGTGCCGACGGCGACCTGCCCGGCCTGCGTAACTGGGACAACGAGCGGCACATCGAGGAGTTGGCCCGGCTGTGGAACGTGGACATGGACACCATCCCGCACTGGGCGCCGCCGACGCACGCCATGCAGATCTTCCGGTACGCCGAGCAGGGCTCGATCAAGCTGCTCTGGATCAGCGCCACCAACCCCGCGGTCTCCCTGCCGGACCTGTCACGCATCCGGCGCATCCTCAAGCAGCCGGAGCTGTTCGTGGTGGTGCAGGATCTCTTCCGCACCGAGACCGCCGAGCTGGCCGATGTCGTGCTGCCCGCCGCCACCTGGGGCGAGAAGACCGGTACGTTCACCAGCGTCGACCGGACCGTGCACATCTCCGACAAGGCCGTCGACCCGCCCGGGGAGGCCCGCTCGGACCTGGACATCTTCCTCGACTACGCCCGCCGGATGAACTTCCGCGATCGCGACGGCCAGCCGCTGATCGACTGGAGCGGGCCGGAGGAGGTGTTCGAGGCGTGGAAGGAGTGTTCGCGGGGTCGGCCGTGCGACTACACCGGCATCACCTACGAGAAGCTGCGCGGCGGCTCCGGCATCCAGTGGCCCTGCACCGACGAGCATCCCGACGGCACCGAGCGCCTCTACACCGACGGGACCTTCAACACCGACCCCGACTACTGCGAGACGTTCGGCCAGGACCTGGTCACCGGTGCGGAGTTCACCGAGCCGGAATACCGGGCCAAGGAACCGAACGGGCGGGCGTTCCTGCACACCGTCGACTACCAGCCCTCACCCGAGGTGCCCGATGAGGAGCATCCGCTGCTCCTCACGACCGGACGCACCGTGTACCAGTTCCACACGCGCACCAAGACCGGCCGCGCCCCACAGCTCAACCAGGCGGCACCGGACGTGTGGGTGGAGTTCAACGCCGCCGACGCGGCCCGGTTCGGCATCGTCGAGGGCGACCTCGTCGGCGTCTCCTCGGCGCGCGGCGCCATCCAGGCCCGCGCCCGGCTCTGCGGCATCCGGCCCGGCGTCGTCTTCCTGCCATTCCACTACGGCTACTTCGACCAGGACCCCGCCGACCGCACCCCCCGGGCAGCGAACGAGCTGACCATCACCGCCTGGGACCCGGTATCCAAGCAGCCCCTCTTCAAGGTCGCCGCCGTCGCCGTGACGAAACTCGCCGACGGTCGGGGCGTACCCTCGCCGGCGCCGACGGTCGGCGGCAGCGCACCACCAGCGGACGCTGACGTGCCGCCCACCGTTGGTGGGCCGGCAGCCGAGGCCACCAGCGGGAAGGAGTGA
- a CDS encoding ChaB family protein, with translation MPARKDMPSTLKRSPKKAQDTYAEAHDSAVDSYGEGERAHRTAFAAVKHSFEKVGDHWEPKSKKGPSDKKAAGGRGSSGRTAGGVDANASKEHLMDLARKLDIPGRSRMKKADLVEAIRKSNNGSTRKARTK, from the coding sequence ATGCCGGCACGCAAGGACATGCCCAGCACACTGAAGCGATCGCCGAAGAAGGCACAGGACACCTACGCCGAGGCGCACGACTCGGCGGTCGACTCGTACGGCGAGGGCGAGCGCGCTCACCGCACCGCGTTCGCCGCCGTCAAGCACTCGTTCGAGAAGGTGGGCGACCACTGGGAGCCGAAGAGCAAGAAAGGGCCGAGCGACAAGAAAGCCGCAGGTGGCCGCGGTTCCTCCGGCAGGACGGCCGGTGGGGTCGACGCGAACGCCAGCAAGGAGCACCTGATGGACCTGGCGAGGAAACTCGACATCCCTGGGCGGTCACGGATGAAGAAGGCCGACCTCGTTGAGGCCATCCGCAAGTCCAACAACGGCAGCACCCGCAAGGCCCGCACCAAGTAG